The Meiothermus cerbereus DSM 11376 genome includes a window with the following:
- a CDS encoding threonine/serine dehydratase yields MLTLEDIQCAARRIAPYIHQTPVFSSRGLNALLGKTLFFKAEHLQKTGSFKARGALNAALQLKNPRGLIAVSSGNHAQGVAYAAQVIGVPALVVMPEEASPIKKAATRAYGAEVFDQGVTVENREQVMRRLAEQTGYEVIHPFDDLRVMAGQGTQALELLEQVPELEAVLVAVGGGGLISGIATAVKSLRPECEVIGVEPEGANDAQQSLRAGVRVKLTQAPQTVADGVRTLVVGEKTFPVMQSHVDRILTVPDEVTLQAQRLMMQRLKQVVEPTAGLALGPLLMRYDLPERVAVVVCGGNWMP; encoded by the coding sequence GTGCTAACCCTGGAAGACATCCAATGCGCCGCCCGCCGCATTGCCCCTTACATTCACCAAACCCCGGTTTTTAGCAGCCGGGGGCTCAATGCGCTGCTGGGCAAGACCCTTTTCTTTAAGGCCGAACACCTGCAAAAAACCGGCAGTTTCAAGGCCCGGGGCGCCCTCAACGCGGCCCTTCAGTTGAAAAATCCCAGGGGCCTGATTGCGGTCTCGTCGGGCAATCACGCCCAGGGGGTGGCCTATGCGGCCCAGGTGATTGGGGTTCCCGCCCTGGTGGTGATGCCGGAGGAGGCCTCCCCCATCAAAAAAGCCGCCACCCGCGCCTATGGGGCCGAGGTCTTCGACCAGGGGGTAACGGTGGAGAACCGCGAGCAGGTGATGCGAAGGCTGGCCGAGCAGACCGGCTACGAGGTTATCCATCCCTTTGACGACCTGCGGGTCATGGCCGGGCAGGGTACGCAGGCCCTCGAGCTCTTAGAGCAGGTGCCTGAGCTGGAGGCTGTGCTGGTAGCGGTAGGGGGCGGGGGGCTGATTTCCGGCATTGCTACCGCAGTCAAAAGCCTGCGCCCGGAGTGCGAGGTGATTGGGGTGGAACCCGAGGGCGCCAACGATGCCCAGCAAAGCCTCCGGGCGGGCGTGCGGGTCAAGCTAACGCAGGCCCCCCAGACCGTGGCCGATGGGGTGCGCACGCTGGTGGTTGGGGAAAAAACCTTCCCGGTCATGCAGAGCCATGTAGACCGCATCCTTACCGTACCCGACGAGGTAACCCTGCAGGCCCAGCGCCTGATGATGCAGCGGCTCAAACAGGTGGTGGAGCCCACCGCCGGGCTGGCTTTAGGGCCCCTGCTCATGCGCTACGACCTGCCCGAGCGTGTCGCAGTGGTCGTGTGTGGCGGTAACTGGATGCCCTGA
- a CDS encoding histidine triad nucleotide-binding protein codes for MENPTVFGKIIRRELPASIVYEDEEFIAFKDINPRSKVHILVCPKEYIPTLADYPDTEEGALKLGRLMLTANRIAKQMGLEGYFIRIHVGEKGGQEVFHVHVHLRSDA; via the coding sequence ATGGAGAACCCTACCGTTTTTGGCAAAATCATCCGCCGGGAACTGCCAGCCAGCATCGTCTACGAGGACGAAGAATTCATCGCTTTCAAGGATATCAATCCGCGTTCGAAGGTGCACATCCTGGTCTGCCCCAAAGAGTACATCCCCACCCTGGCCGACTACCCCGACACCGAGGAGGGCGCCCTCAAGCTGGGCAGGCTGATGCTCACGGCCAACCGGATCGCCAAGCAGATGGGCCTCGAGGGCTACTTCATCCGTATTCACGTGGGGGAGAAGGGCGGGCAGGAGGTTTTTCACGTACACGTGCACCTGCGCTCGGATGCCTGA
- a CDS encoding phosphoribosyltransferase family protein: protein MTVKTYVVEVAGVRRELPVVQVGPDVAVALFNMLGDTEVVEQAAAELAKRMPADVDTLVTPEVKAVPLAHALSRLTGKPYVVARKTEKPYMISPVSRTVISITTGKPQLLVLDGTDVPLIKDKKVAIVDDVVSTGSTLKGLSDLITDVGGHVAAVMAVFTEGSPRDDVIALGHLPLFKPA, encoded by the coding sequence ATGACCGTGAAAACCTATGTTGTGGAAGTGGCCGGGGTTCGTCGTGAACTACCGGTAGTACAGGTGGGCCCCGATGTGGCGGTGGCCTTGTTTAACATGCTGGGCGATACCGAGGTGGTCGAGCAGGCGGCGGCCGAGCTGGCCAAGCGGATGCCTGCCGATGTAGATACCCTGGTTACGCCGGAGGTCAAAGCGGTGCCATTGGCCCATGCCCTCTCGCGCCTCACCGGAAAGCCCTATGTGGTGGCCCGTAAGACCGAGAAACCCTATATGATTAGCCCGGTCTCGCGTACGGTAATTTCCATTACCACAGGCAAGCCCCAGCTGCTGGTGCTGGATGGAACCGACGTACCCCTCATCAAAGACAAAAAGGTGGCCATTGTAGACGACGTGGTCTCGACGGGCAGTACCCTCAAAGGCCTTTCCGACCTGATTACCGATGTGGGAGGACATGTGGCCGCGGTAATGGCCGTCTTCACTGAGGGTTCCCCCCGTGATGACGTCATCGCCCTGGGGCACCTACCGCTGTTCAAGCCAGCTTGA
- a CDS encoding MiaB/RimO family radical SAM methylthiotransferase, which translates to MRLAVKTLGCKVNQVESDALVGLLKPLHPVVVPLESGADLVVINTCAVTTSAEADARKEVRRARRANPAAFIVVTGCYAELAPEQLAELGADAVLPNSRKAELPGVILQHFGLPADPITTPPNEFWGAGERGLLNNYVRAFLKVQDGCNVGCAYCIIPRLRGRERHRGHQEALREAEALLQAGVQEIVLTGVRLGSYKGHPRGIAGLIEELALMGAKVRLSSIEPEDTGEELLQVMGRFAPQVRPHLHLSLQTGSARLLALMGRRYDKNYYRALVERASLLIPGFALTTDVIAGLPTETEEEHQETLAFLEEVRPSRVHVFTYTPRPKTRAAALPQVPIEVRKRRNRELQALAARLAEARVQPKLGHRLEVLVESFRGGRAYGHTPDYYEAEFTGPVRVGQTVWVRVEAIAGYTLQGRLEAIKEEPARLLLPVL; encoded by the coding sequence GTGCGGCTGGCAGTAAAAACCCTGGGCTGCAAGGTTAACCAGGTGGAATCGGATGCCCTGGTGGGCCTGCTCAAACCTTTGCACCCGGTGGTGGTGCCCCTGGAAAGCGGTGCCGACCTGGTGGTTATCAACACCTGTGCTGTAACCACCAGCGCCGAGGCCGACGCCCGCAAGGAGGTGCGTCGGGCCCGCCGGGCCAACCCGGCGGCTTTTATCGTGGTTACGGGCTGCTATGCCGAGCTGGCCCCCGAGCAACTGGCCGAGCTGGGGGCCGATGCGGTGCTGCCCAACAGCCGCAAAGCCGAGCTTCCCGGCGTCATCCTGCAACACTTCGGCCTTCCCGCCGACCCCATCACCACACCCCCCAACGAGTTCTGGGGAGCGGGCGAGCGGGGCCTTTTGAACAACTATGTGCGGGCTTTCCTCAAGGTGCAGGATGGCTGTAACGTGGGCTGCGCCTACTGTATCATTCCCCGCCTGCGTGGGCGCGAACGCCACCGGGGGCACCAGGAGGCCCTGCGGGAAGCCGAGGCCTTGCTGCAAGCAGGGGTTCAGGAAATTGTGCTTACCGGCGTTCGTCTGGGCTCCTACAAGGGCCATCCCCGCGGGATTGCCGGGCTGATAGAAGAGCTGGCCCTGATGGGCGCTAAGGTGCGCCTGTCTTCCATCGAGCCCGAGGACACCGGGGAAGAGCTGCTCCAGGTGATGGGCCGCTTTGCGCCCCAGGTGCGCCCCCACCTGCACCTTAGCCTGCAAACGGGGTCGGCCCGCTTGCTGGCCCTGATGGGCCGTCGCTACGATAAAAACTACTACCGTGCCCTGGTAGAGCGGGCTTCTTTGCTTATCCCCGGCTTCGCCCTCACCACCGATGTGATTGCCGGTCTACCCACCGAGACCGAGGAGGAACACCAGGAAACCCTGGCCTTCCTGGAGGAAGTACGGCCCAGCCGCGTTCATGTGTTCACCTACACCCCCCGCCCCAAAACCCGTGCAGCCGCGCTACCTCAGGTGCCCATCGAGGTGCGCAAGCGCCGCAATAGGGAGCTTCAGGCCCTCGCGGCCCGCCTGGCCGAAGCGCGGGTGCAGCCCAAGCTGGGCCACCGGCTCGAGGTGCTGGTGGAAAGCTTTCGCGGGGGCCGGGCCTACGGCCACACCCCGGACTACTACGAGGCCGAGTTTACCGGGCCGGTACGGGTGGGCCAGACCGTCTGGGTCAGGGTAGAGGCCATTGCGGGTTATACCCTGCAGGGCAGGCTGGAAGCCATTAAGGAAGAGCCTGCCCGTCTGCTGCTACCGGTGCTTTAG
- a CDS encoding bifunctional nuclease family protein translates to MVPARIEGMGVDPGNGNLIVMLKAENDLLLPVVIGALETQNIMVHLSGEKPPRPLGPDLFYNTLELLGVKVLRLEIVELKDGTFYGRLVLEQRGLEYEIDCRPSDGIALAIRAGAPILIAEEVLEQAGIKESQLTRQGEPPKA, encoded by the coding sequence ATGGTACCCGCACGTATCGAAGGTATGGGGGTAGACCCAGGAAACGGCAACCTGATCGTGATGCTCAAGGCCGAGAACGACCTGCTCCTACCTGTGGTGATCGGGGCTCTGGAAACCCAGAACATCATGGTGCACCTCTCGGGTGAGAAACCGCCCCGCCCATTGGGCCCCGACCTGTTCTACAACACCCTCGAGCTCCTCGGGGTAAAGGTACTGAGGCTCGAGATTGTCGAACTGAAAGACGGCACCTTTTACGGGAGGCTGGTGCTGGAACAGCGCGGCCTGGAATACGAGATAGACTGCCGCCCCTCCGATGGCATCGCCCTGGCCATCCGGGCTGGAGCGCCCATCCTGATTGCTGAAGAGGTCCTCGAGCAGGCCGGGATAAAAGAGTCGCAGCTGACCCGTCAGGGAGAACCCCCCAAGGCATGA
- a CDS encoding phosphoribosyltransferase family protein translates to METYPITIGKITRHVPVVETLPGVHIPLIEIMGDVELVQAAAEGLVKHLPPETDALLTLETSPIVLAHAMSAICGKPYVVVRRKRRPYMQDPIIQEVESLTLGVTETLWLDSRMAEKLMGQNVALVFDVVSSGGTMNALEKVAKKAGANVVARLAAFHQGNSKLPITFLSEIPILQTA, encoded by the coding sequence ATGGAAACTTACCCCATCACGATAGGTAAAATTACCCGCCATGTACCGGTGGTCGAGACCCTGCCCGGGGTGCACATCCCCTTGATCGAAATTATGGGCGATGTGGAACTGGTGCAGGCAGCTGCTGAGGGGCTGGTCAAGCACCTGCCCCCCGAGACCGATGCCCTGCTGACCCTCGAGACCTCCCCCATTGTGCTGGCCCACGCCATGAGCGCCATTTGCGGCAAACCCTATGTGGTGGTGCGCCGCAAGCGCCGCCCCTATATGCAAGACCCCATCATCCAGGAGGTGGAGTCGCTTACTTTGGGCGTCACCGAGACCCTCTGGCTGGACAGCCGCATGGCCGAAAAGCTGATGGGCCAGAATGTGGCCCTGGTCTTCGATGTGGTCTCCTCGGGTGGCACCATGAACGCGCTTGAGAAGGTGGCCAAAAAGGCCGGGGCCAACGTGGTAGCCCGCCTGGCCGCTTTCCACCAGGGCAACAGCAAACTGCCCATCACCTTCCTTTCGGAGATCCCTATCCTGCAGACGGCTTGA